The stretch of DNA ATGATGAATTTCGAGGGCCGGGCCCGCTGCTTCGATTCCGAGGAGGCGGCCATGGAGGCTCTCATGGGCGGGGTCGTTGTCCCTGGCGATGTTGTGGTCATCCGCTATGAAGGGCCGAAGGGCGGTCCAGGGATGCGCGAGATGCTCGCCCCGACCGCCACCCTCATGGGGCTCGGTCTTGGCGACAGCGTAGCCCTGGTGACCGACGGGCGTTTCTCCGGTGGAACCCGGGGGCCCTGCATCGGGCACATCTCCCCGGAGGCCGCCGAGGGCGGGCCCATCGCCCTGGTCGAGGACGGCGACGCCATCGTTCTCGACATCCCCAACCGGCGCCTCGAACTGTCGGTGGACGAGGCGACCCTGTAGGCGCGCCGGTCCCGCTGGCAGAAGCCGGAGCCCAAGATCAAGGGCGGTTGGCTGTCTCGCTACGCCGCGGTCGTGACCTCGGCAAATACCGGCGCCATCTGCAAGGGCGAGCAGGAGTAGGCATACACACGATGCCCCTGGTTCGCCCCCGGCGCAATTGGCCGGCGGTGCGATGGGCGTCGGATCTTTTTTTGGAGGAGGCTTTTTGTGAAAAAGACCGTATCGCAGATTCTCTTGGAATGCCTTCAGCTGGAAGGGGTGGAGACCGTTTTCGGCTACCCCGGGGGCACGGTTATCAATATCTACGATGACCTTATGGATTCTCCCATCACTCACGTCCTCACCCGCCATGAGCAGGCAGCGGTCCACGCCGCCGACGGCTTCGCCCGGGCCACCGGCAAGGTCGGGGTGGCGATCGCCACAAGCGGCCCCGGCGCCACCAACACGGTGACCGGCATTGCCACCGCCTACATGGATTCCATCCCGATGGTGATTATCACGGGGCAGGTTCCCACTCCCCTGATCGGCAACGACGCCTTTCAGGAGGCGGACATGGTCGGCATCACCCGGCCCGTCACCAAACACAACTACCTGGTCAAGGACGTCAAGGACCTGGCCCGCATCGTCAAGCAGGCCTTCTTCATCGCCCGCACCGGGCGTCCCGGGCCGGTCCTCATTGACCTGCCCAAGGACGTCCAGATGGATTCCATCAAGTTCGAGTATCCCGACAAGGTCGAGTTGCGCGGCTACAAGCCGACCTACAGCGGCAACGTGCGCCAGATCGAGAAGGCGGCCAAGATGATTCTGGCCGCCAAGAAGCCGGTCATCTACGTCGGCGGCGGCGCGACCCTGGCCGACGCCCCGGCCGAACTATTGAGCTTTGCCGAGACGGTGCAGGTCCCGGTGACCACCACCCTGATGGGGATGGCCTCCTTCCCTCGCCGCCACCCCCTATCCCTCGGTATGCTCGGGATGCACGGCACCTACTACGCCAACATGGCGGTGACCAACTCGGACCTGCTGATCGCCGTCGGGGCCCGCTTCGACGACCGGGTCACGGGCAAGATTGCCACTTTTGCCCCCCACGCCAAGATCATCCACATCGACATCGACCCGACCTCCATTAAAAAGAACGTGCGGGTCGACCTGCCGATCGTCGGCGACCTGTGCGACGTCCTGGGCAAGTTGACCAAGGCGGTAAAAGGCCACAAGGACGAGCTCAAGGCCTTGGTGGCCGACGGCGCCGCCTGGCGCGACGAGGTCCAGGTGTGGAAAGATGAGCACCCCATGGGCTACAAGGCCTCCAAGACCGTCATCAAGCCCCAGTTCGTCATCGAGAAGATCCGGGAGTTGACCGACGACGACGCCATCATCACCACCGAGGTGGGGCAGCACCAGATGTGGACCGCCCAGTTTTTCGACTTCACCCAGCCGCGGACTTTCCTCAGCTCCGGCGGACTGGGGACGATGGGCTACGGGCTCCCCTCGGCCCTCGGCGCCCAGGCGGCCTTCCCCAAGCGGCAGGTCATCGACATCTCCGGCGACGGTTCCTTCCAGATGAACTCCCAGGAACTGGCCACTCTCGTTCAGTACCGCCTGCCGGTCAAGATCGTCATCCTTAACAATAATTTCCTTGGGATGGTGCGCCAGTGGCAGCAGCTCTTCTTCGATAAGCGCTACAGCCAGACCTGCATGGAGCTGCCTATCGACTTCATCAAGCTGGCCGAGGCCTACGGTGCAAACGGGTTCCGGGCCACCAAGCCGGAGGAGGTGGAGTCTGTCATCCGCCAGGGCCTCGAGACGCCGGGGCCTGTGATCATGGAGTTCAAGGTCGCCCGCGAGGAGAACGTCCTTCCCATGGTGCCCGCCGGTGCGGGCCTCAACGAGATGGTCCTGGCCTCCTAGGAGGGCGATTGAGTGCAAATTTTTTCGAGGAGAATGATCCTATGAGACATACCATTTCGGTTTTGGTGGAAAACGAGTTCGGGGTGCTGACCCGGGTGGCCGGGCTGTTCTCGGGGAGGGGATTCAATATCGAGAGCCTCTCTGTGGCCCCCACCCTCGATCCGACCATTTCCCGCATGACCATTGTCACCAGCGGCGACGACGCGATTCTGGAGCAGATCACCAAGCAACTCAACAAGCTGATCGATACCATTAAAGTCATCGACTTCACCGGGCAGGATTACGTGGAACGGGAGATGGCCATGGTCAAGGTGGCCGCCGAGGAGAACACCCGCGCCGAGGTCCTGCGCATCGCCGACATCTTCCGGGCCAAGGTGGTCGATATCACCCCCCGCTCCTATACCATCGAGGTCACCGGGGCCCCGGGCAAAATCGACGCGATCATGGAATTGCTTCGGCCCATGGGGATTAAAGAGATCGTCCGCTCCGGCCCGGTCGTCCTTGGTCGCGGCGCCAAGGGCTGGAAATCAGCCTGAGCAGGTGCTTGAGGGAAAACCGATTTAACAGGGTGCAACCTGCGGAAATTGCTTTTGCATCGGCACCTCGTTGTGATATAAATTCAGGTCCGGATCGGGAAGTACGTCTCCGAGGCGCCGGGGCCAAGGTCAATGCTCCGGTCAACGCCTGCATCGCCAGGCTGCCACCGTCCCCATTGACAAGGTAGGCCAGGATTTGCGAGGCAAGATGAGCTGGATCGGCAAGAACAAGATGGCCGACAAAGAGCGCAACTAGAAATTATTACCCAACGACGGGGGCAGGGTGACCTGCCCCCGTTTATTTTTTACACATTCAGAGGTTTGCCCCATGAAAAACCAAAACCAGCCCGTCGCCAGTGAAGGGTACCCCTTTATCGGGCTCTTCGCCTTCGTGACCCTGGTCTTCGGCCTGCTCGACTGGGATTTCCTTGCCTTCGTCATGCTGGCCCTGACCCTTTTTGCCATCTACTTCTTCCGCAACCCCGAGCGATGCATTCCCGACGAAGAGGGCGCCGTGGTCGCCCCGGCCGACGGCAAGGTCATTTTCGTCGGCCAGGTTCCCGAAGACCGCTACTTTCATGCCGAGGTCACCAAGGTCAGCATCTTCATGTCGGTCTTCAACGTTCACGTCAACCGCGCTCCCGCCGCCGGGAAAGTGATCGACATGTTCTACAACCGGGGGGAGTTCTTCAACGCCTCCCTCGACAAGGCCAGCATGCAGAATGAGCAGGGCGGGATCCTCCTCGAGACGCAAGGGGGCCAGAGGCTTCTTTTCGTCCAGATCGCCGGCCTCGTGGCCCGGCGTATCGTTACCTATCCCGTCGTCGGAGACCTGCTCGAGCGCGGCGCACGTTACGGCCTGATCCGCTTCGGCTCCCGCGTCGATGTATATTTTCCCTCCGGTGCCGAGGTCTCCGCCAAGGTCGGCGACCGGACCTGCGCCGGAGAGACCGTACTCGGGTACCTGCGATGACCAACGAGCGTCCGCCCATAGACCGGCGCGAGAGCCTGCGCAAAGGGGTCTACATTCTGCCCAACCTGTTTACCACGGGGAGCCTGTTCGCCGGGTTCTACTGTATCGTGGCAAGCATGAACGGCCAGTACAACATTGCCGCCTGGTTCATTCTGATCTCATCCATCTTCGACGGCCTCGACGGGAAGGTGGCTCGGATGACCGGCACCACCAGTCGTTTCGGCGTGGAGTACGACTCGCTGGCCGACATGGTGGCTTTCGGCGTCGCCCCCGGGATTCTCATGTACACCTGGGCCCTCAAGCCTTTCGGCAAGCTCGGCTGGCTCGCCGCCTTCGTCTACGTCGTTTGCGGCGCCCTGCGCCTGGCCCGTTTCAACGTACAGGTCACGACCGTCGAATCGAAGCGCTTTCTGGGCCTGCCGATTCCGGCCGCGGCGAGCATAGTCGCCACATGCGTGTTGCTCTTTTACCATCTGGGCGGCTCCGGGACGATCAAGAAGGCCTCGGTCCTGATCCTTATCTATGTGCTCG from Desulfuromonas sp. encodes:
- the ilvB gene encoding biosynthetic-type acetolactate synthase large subunit, which codes for MKKTVSQILLECLQLEGVETVFGYPGGTVINIYDDLMDSPITHVLTRHEQAAVHAADGFARATGKVGVAIATSGPGATNTVTGIATAYMDSIPMVIITGQVPTPLIGNDAFQEADMVGITRPVTKHNYLVKDVKDLARIVKQAFFIARTGRPGPVLIDLPKDVQMDSIKFEYPDKVELRGYKPTYSGNVRQIEKAAKMILAAKKPVIYVGGGATLADAPAELLSFAETVQVPVTTTLMGMASFPRRHPLSLGMLGMHGTYYANMAVTNSDLLIAVGARFDDRVTGKIATFAPHAKIIHIDIDPTSIKKNVRVDLPIVGDLCDVLGKLTKAVKGHKDELKALVADGAAWRDEVQVWKDEHPMGYKASKTVIKPQFVIEKIRELTDDDAIITTEVGQHQMWTAQFFDFTQPRTFLSSGGLGTMGYGLPSALGAQAAFPKRQVIDISGDGSFQMNSQELATLVQYRLPVKIVILNNNFLGMVRQWQQLFFDKRYSQTCMELPIDFIKLAEAYGANGFRATKPEEVESVIRQGLETPGPVIMEFKVAREENVLPMVPAGAGLNEMVLAS
- the ilvN gene encoding acetolactate synthase small subunit, with amino-acid sequence MRHTISVLVENEFGVLTRVAGLFSGRGFNIESLSVAPTLDPTISRMTIVTSGDDAILEQITKQLNKLIDTIKVIDFTGQDYVEREMAMVKVAAEENTRAEVLRIADIFRAKVVDITPRSYTIEVTGAPGKIDAIMELLRPMGIKEIVRSGPVVLGRGAKGWKSA
- a CDS encoding phosphatidylserine decarboxylase family protein — encoded protein: MKNQNQPVASEGYPFIGLFAFVTLVFGLLDWDFLAFVMLALTLFAIYFFRNPERCIPDEEGAVVAPADGKVIFVGQVPEDRYFHAEVTKVSIFMSVFNVHVNRAPAAGKVIDMFYNRGEFFNASLDKASMQNEQGGILLETQGGQRLLFVQIAGLVARRIVTYPVVGDLLERGARYGLIRFGSRVDVYFPSGAEVSAKVGDRTCAGETVLGYLR
- the pssA gene encoding CDP-diacylglycerol--serine O-phosphatidyltransferase, with the protein product MTNERPPIDRRESLRKGVYILPNLFTTGSLFAGFYCIVASMNGQYNIAAWFILISSIFDGLDGKVARMTGTTSRFGVEYDSLADMVAFGVAPGILMYTWALKPFGKLGWLAAFVYVVCGALRLARFNVQVTTVESKRFLGLPIPAAASIVATCVLLFYHLGGSGTIKKASVLILIYVLAFLMVSNFRYYSFKDPELVKRQPFGILVMAVIFIIVIVAQPEIVLFLLFLAYMVSGPLGFLLKLFRKPRGGGKVSA